A window of Desulfobulbus oralis genomic DNA:
TGACGGCATCCCATGCGCCAATGGGCGCCCAGAGGCAGGGTCTGGGCCGGGTCTGGCGAATCCAGCACAGGCCGTCCGTAAAGACCCATTCCAGACCGTAGTGCCGCTGCCAGCCCCAGAGATTGGCCAGGGTATAGTCCAGCGAGCGGCGCGGGGTCTGCTGCCAGAGTTCATAGTAGCGTTCGCTTTCCGCCAGGGTCACGGGGGTAAATGCCTTGCTCACCGGTATGCTCCTCTTGGGATTTCAGGTTTTTTCGACGCCAGCCCGCTGCGCCGAAGGGCTGACGCGCATGGCGAAACGTGTCCAGTTGCGGCGGAGCAGCACGTACAGCATGATGCTGGTTTGCACCGCCTGCGAGGCCAGCATGGCCAGGAAGACGCCATCCGCCGTACCCCAGAGCCTGTGGCCCAGCAGCCAACCCAGCGGCAGCCGCAGCAGCCAGAAGGTGCCGCCGTAGATGAAGAGATTGTAGCGGGTGGCGCCTGCGCCCACCATAATGCCGCCCATGACCGTGCTGGCGATGGAGAAGGGCGTGGACAGCAGATTGTAGTTGAGATAGTTCACAATCTGCATCTGTGCGCCGGCGTCAGAGGCGAGCATTGCGGCGAGCGTCTGCCGGAAGGGCCAGAGGCAGGCGGCGACCACGCTCATCATGAGGCTTGCCACCCAAACCATGTTCAGGCCGACCCGTTTGGCCTGGGCCGGCTTGCCGGCGCCCAGGGAATTGCCCACCAGGACGGCCACGCTCATGTTGAAGGCCATGCCCGGTAAAAAGAGCAGCGCCTCCACCCGCATGCCGGCGGTGAGGCCGGCCAGGGCATTGACCTTGTCATGGGGCAGCGAGGCCACCAGCGCAAAGAGGGTCAGGTAGCCGGAATGCCAGACGAGCTGGGCCGCGCCGGCCGGCAAGGCCACCTTCATCAGATAGGGCAGACCGGCCTTCAGCCAGCGCCGGGTGGGCAGGGCGCTGCCGGAGAGGTAACCGGTTCGGTTCAGGAGTATGCAGTTGCAGAGCGCCCCCAGGGCCACCGAGCCCACCATGGCCCAGATGAGTCCCATGTAGCCGCAGTCCGGCAGCCCCATCCAGCCCAGTCCCAGCCCGAGGCAGAGCACAAGATTGACGCAGCAGACCAGCATGGCCACGGCCAGGGCCGGCAGCACCTGCCGGGTGGCGCGAAACATCATGCCGGTCGCGGCATAGAGATACTGGGCCGGCAGAGCCAGCATGCTGGCCCGCCACATCTCGCGGGACTGGGGGAAAATGCTCTCCGGCACCCTGAGGAGACGCAGAATGGCATCGTGCCACAACCAGCCCGCAAAGGCCACTCCCAGCCCCAGCGTGAAACAGCCGATTACCGTGGCCGCCACATAGCGCCGGGCCCGATCACGCCGCCGCGCACCCAGAGACTGGCTCACCGCCGCCATGGCGCCGCTGGAGAGCGCCATGGCCACCACCATCAGAAAGGTGCTGCACTGGTTCACCATGCCGAGGGCGGCCTGGGTGTCCGCACTGATCCGGCCGGCCACCCAGACGGCCACAAAGCCCATGAAGAACATCAGATACATCATGAGCATCTGGGGCCAGGTCAGGCTCCAGACGACGCGGGGGCTGGTGCTCAGGTCGCCGGTTTTCGCGGAAGCATCAGCGGGGCTGTGCCTTGTTGCCATAGCTTTTCATTCGGTTCGGATCATGCAGAGGCCGGAATCGACGGTTCCCGGCCCGGCCCGTGCTGCCGTGAAGCTATGCACGATCCGGCCGCTTGCAAGGGCGGCTCTGCAGGACTCGCCGCATGCCGGGGCAGACGATGCCCTGGGCCGGCTGGCGGCATGGGGCGCTTTCCTACCACTCCACCCTGAGCATGTTCTCCGCCGGCCGCACGCGCGCCAGATGGATACGCACCGTGTCGCCCGGCTCCACATGAAAGGAGGGCATGGGCGGCAGATCCACCTCAAAGAGGCAATCCGTCAGCAGCAAACAGACCCGTCTGGGATTGCTGCTGATCACCATGGCCTTCACCCGCTCGCCTTCCCGCGGTTCCAGATAGCGCAGAATCCAGTAGCGGTGGCGCTGCTGGCCTATGGCCGCGGCCCGGGCCAGATTCTGCTGCAGGATACCGGCAAAGGCCTTGCACTCCTCCGCCGAAAAGAGCATGCCCCTGCCGGCCAGCGCGTGGCCAAGCTGGTGCTGCATGACCAGATCCAGAAAACGCCGGATGGGCGAGGTCAGGGTGGTGTAGCTGTTCAGGCCCAGGCCGCTGTGGGTCTTGGGAAAGGTTGTCAGCTCGCCCCGGGAAAGCCACTGGCGCTGGCAGGCAATGTCAAGGATGGTGTTGTCCGCACCGCTCAGCAGGCGGCGGCGCGGCGGGGGCTGCGAGCGAAACAGCCCCGGCAGCTCCCGCACCGCGCAGTAGTCCGCAGCCATGGCGTTGGCCAGGATCATCAGCTCGGCGACCATGGAGCGGGCAGGGCTGTCCGCGGGCTCCAGGCGCACGCCGATATGCTTCCGGTCGCTCAGGTCAAAGCACACATCGGGGAGAGACAGAAAGAGCGCGCCCTGTTTCAGCCGGTTCTGGCGCAGCCGCTGGCGCAGGCGGTTCAGCAGCCTGAAGGCCGGTTCGCTGCGCATGAGCGAGTCCACCTCGTGATAGCTCA
This region includes:
- a CDS encoding MATE family efflux transporter; its protein translation is MATRHSPADASAKTGDLSTSPRVVWSLTWPQMLMMYLMFFMGFVAVWVAGRISADTQAALGMVNQCSTFLMVVAMALSSGAMAAVSQSLGARRRDRARRYVAATVIGCFTLGLGVAFAGWLWHDAILRLLRVPESIFPQSREMWRASMLALPAQYLYAATGMMFRATRQVLPALAVAMLVCCVNLVLCLGLGLGWMGLPDCGYMGLIWAMVGSVALGALCNCILLNRTGYLSGSALPTRRWLKAGLPYLMKVALPAGAAQLVWHSGYLTLFALVASLPHDKVNALAGLTAGMRVEALLFLPGMAFNMSVAVLVGNSLGAGKPAQAKRVGLNMVWVASLMMSVVAACLWPFRQTLAAMLASDAGAQMQIVNYLNYNLLSTPFSIASTVMGGIMVGAGATRYNLFIYGGTFWLLRLPLGWLLGHRLWGTADGVFLAMLASQAVQTSIMLYVLLRRNWTRFAMRVSPSAQRAGVEKT